A region from the Cryptosporangium arvum DSM 44712 genome encodes:
- a CDS encoding 2,3-dihydro-2,3-dihydroxybenzoate dehydrogenase, which produces MSTGLEGTVALVTGAAGGIGAAVVTALTAEGCRVVPADLQAPAAVTLDVRDPAAVDRAVDRIEARVGAIDVLVNVAGVLATGPAVDLGDDEWARVFDVNAGGVFRVSRAVARRMVPRRRGAIVTVASNAAGVPRSGMAAYAASKAAAAHFTRCLGLELAEFGIRCNVVAPGSTDTPMLRDMWTGPADREATLRGAPDRHRVGIPLGRLAEASDVADAVVFLASDRARHITMHDLYVDGGAALRA; this is translated from the coding sequence GTGAGCACCGGGCTGGAGGGCACGGTGGCGCTGGTCACCGGGGCCGCGGGCGGGATCGGGGCGGCGGTGGTGACCGCGTTGACCGCCGAAGGGTGCCGGGTCGTACCGGCCGACCTGCAGGCCCCGGCGGCGGTGACCCTCGACGTCCGGGACCCCGCCGCCGTCGACCGGGCGGTGGACCGGATCGAGGCGCGGGTCGGGGCGATCGACGTGCTGGTGAACGTGGCCGGCGTGCTCGCGACCGGCCCGGCGGTGGACCTGGGCGACGACGAGTGGGCCCGGGTGTTCGACGTCAACGCCGGGGGAGTGTTCCGGGTCAGCCGGGCCGTCGCCCGGCGGATGGTGCCCCGCCGCCGCGGCGCGATCGTCACCGTCGCCTCCAACGCCGCCGGCGTGCCCCGCAGCGGGATGGCGGCCTACGCGGCCTCCAAAGCGGCTGCGGCCCACTTCACGCGCTGCCTCGGGCTCGAGCTCGCCGAGTTCGGGATCCGGTGCAACGTGGTGGCCCCGGGCTCGACCGACACACCGATGCTGCGTGACATGTGGACCGGCCCGGCCGACCGCGAGGCCACGCTGCGCGGCGCGCCGGACCGGCACCGCGTCGGCATTCCGCTCGGACGGCTCGCGGAGGCGTCGGACGTCGCCGACGCGGTGGTCTTTCTCGCCTCCGACCGGGCCCGCCACATCACGATGCACGACCTGTACGTCGACGGCGGAGCCGCGCTCCGCGCCTAG
- a CDS encoding FAD-dependent monooxygenase: MRIVVVGGGIAGLATARALGVPCVVLEQGSPPSGYGLQLGPAAVRLLERWGVDLSFAVRPAFRELRRWDSGALIARTPLEAPYAAMRRADLHRALGAGVPVRRARCVGVSDAVHLSSGRSVPADLVVGADGLRSVVRRAVAADEVRTSGVFARRVLVRAPWPDPPRVRVWLGPGQHCVSYPIAPGVLNVVAVGSSFDAWHADVRELLARGRAPVRHELCDRAPLPRRVAGRVALVGDAAHPMLPYLAQGASQALLDADALASCLAAAPSIDAALARYDAERTPRATALAEAVRRAGIDNHLPDGPEQRARDQRLAAGGDR, from the coding sequence ATGAGGATCGTCGTGGTGGGTGGAGGAATCGCCGGGCTGGCCACGGCCCGCGCGCTCGGCGTGCCGTGCGTCGTGCTGGAGCAGGGCTCCCCGCCGTCCGGGTACGGCCTCCAGCTCGGGCCGGCCGCGGTGCGGCTGCTGGAGCGGTGGGGCGTCGACCTGTCGTTCGCGGTGCGGCCGGCGTTCCGGGAGCTGCGCCGCTGGGACTCCGGCGCGCTGATCGCCCGGACGCCGCTCGAGGCACCGTACGCCGCGATGCGCCGCGCGGATCTGCATCGCGCGCTGGGAGCCGGTGTCCCGGTGCGCCGCGCGCGCTGCGTGGGGGTGTCCGACGCGGTCCACCTGTCGAGTGGCCGCAGCGTCCCGGCCGACCTGGTCGTCGGGGCCGACGGGTTGCGGTCGGTGGTGCGTCGGGCGGTGGCGGCGGACGAGGTACGGACGTCCGGCGTGTTCGCCCGGCGCGTGCTGGTGCGGGCCCCGTGGCCCGATCCGCCGCGGGTCCGCGTCTGGCTGGGGCCCGGTCAGCACTGCGTCAGCTACCCGATCGCGCCCGGCGTGCTCAACGTCGTGGCCGTCGGGTCCTCGTTCGACGCCTGGCACGCCGACGTCCGGGAACTGCTGGCCCGGGGCCGGGCGCCGGTGCGGCACGAGCTGTGCGACCGGGCGCCGCTGCCCCGCCGGGTCGCGGGACGGGTGGCGCTGGTCGGGGACGCCGCCCACCCGATGCTGCCCTACCTGGCCCAGGGCGCGTCCCAGGCGCTGCTCGACGCCGACGCGCTGGCCTCGTGCCTGGCGGCGGCACCGTCGATCGACGCCGCGCTGGCCCGCTACGACGCGGAGCGCACTCCTCGCGCGACCGCCCTGGCCGAGGCGGTGCGGCGTGCGGGCATCGACAACCACCTCCCGGACGGTCCGGAGCAGCGCGCCCGGGACCAGCGGCTGGCCGCCGGGGGTGACCGGTGA
- a CDS encoding phenylacetate--CoA ligase family protein, translated as MTLPALGDWSSFEELARLQRPRLDAVLTSASKSPFYAARGVPPTLADAPLTTKADLRDAYPFGLLAVERAALATYHESSGSTGSPTASYYTDADWDDLASRYARKHVGLRADDTFLVRTPYALMITGHLAHAAARRAGATVVPADNRSLAMPYARLVRVLHDLDVTVTWSLATETLLWAAAARLAGYSPAHDFPALRALFVGGDRLGRARRARIEELWGVPVVEEYGATEAGSLAGACPEGRLHLWADRVVCEVHDPVTGEITPAGRGRLVVTPLYREAMPLLRYAIEDEVEVSYRDCACGWWLPDVRVLGRSGALTEAELDDHVFSLPAEYGVLFWRARTGERLELQIEVADRYRAAACADLTAAIGDVRVTAVPPGGLVPVARLTAWSDVLKPRSLFGPGEDWDTALRYY; from the coding sequence ATGACCCTGCCCGCACTCGGGGACTGGTCCTCGTTCGAGGAGCTGGCCCGGCTCCAGCGCCCGCGGCTGGACGCGGTGCTCACGTCCGCGTCGAAGTCGCCGTTCTACGCCGCCCGGGGCGTGCCGCCGACGCTCGCCGACGCGCCGCTCACGACCAAAGCCGACCTCCGCGACGCCTACCCGTTCGGCCTGCTGGCGGTCGAGCGCGCCGCACTGGCGACCTATCACGAGTCCAGCGGCAGCACCGGTTCGCCCACCGCGTCGTACTACACCGACGCCGACTGGGACGACCTCGCGAGCCGCTACGCGCGCAAGCACGTGGGCCTCCGCGCCGACGACACGTTCCTGGTGCGGACGCCGTACGCGCTGATGATCACCGGGCACCTGGCGCACGCGGCCGCCCGCCGCGCCGGCGCGACCGTGGTGCCGGCCGACAACCGGTCGCTGGCGATGCCCTACGCCCGGCTGGTGCGGGTGCTGCACGACCTCGACGTGACGGTCACCTGGTCGCTGGCGACCGAGACGCTGCTCTGGGCGGCGGCCGCGCGGCTGGCCGGGTACTCGCCGGCCCACGATTTCCCCGCGCTGCGTGCGTTGTTCGTCGGCGGTGACCGGCTCGGCCGGGCCCGCCGGGCCCGGATCGAGGAGCTGTGGGGGGTGCCGGTCGTCGAGGAGTACGGCGCGACCGAAGCCGGGAGCCTGGCCGGGGCCTGCCCGGAAGGACGGCTGCACCTGTGGGCCGACCGGGTGGTGTGCGAGGTCCACGACCCGGTCACCGGGGAGATCACCCCGGCCGGGCGGGGTCGGCTCGTCGTCACGCCGCTCTACCGGGAGGCGATGCCGTTGCTGCGCTACGCGATCGAGGACGAGGTCGAGGTGTCCTACCGCGACTGCGCGTGCGGCTGGTGGCTGCCCGACGTCCGGGTGCTCGGTCGTTCCGGCGCACTGACCGAAGCCGAGCTGGACGACCACGTGTTCTCGCTGCCGGCCGAGTACGGCGTGCTGTTCTGGCGCGCGCGGACCGGGGAGCGGCTGGAACTGCAGATCGAGGTCGCCGACCGGTACCGGGCGGCCGCCTGCGCGGACCTGACCGCCGCGATCGGCGACGTCCGGGTGACCGCGGTCCCGCCGGGCGGCCTGGTGCCGGTCGCCCGGCTGACCGCGTGGTCGGACGTGCTGAAACCACGGTCGCTGTTCGGTCCGGGCGAGGACTGGGACACCGCCCTGCGGTACTACTGA
- a CDS encoding amidohydrolase family protein → MSRAVIDFHARLDAGLRDAMGAAGIARAAVCAGGLVTLDELSERITADRAEPGPAADNTAVLAAARGSGGALLPFFFADPFADAEAYATAADRYRGLEISPAVHGFRYDDPRVRDLVATAATHRHPVYTVCLGRPGTRAADLAALARAFPRVDFVFGHCGSTGLDARGLAVLAPHPNVAAELSGAFTAVARLALARLGPGRVLFGTEYPLQDPRVELVKLAALDLDRPTYRAVTDTNARRLLGES, encoded by the coding sequence GTGTCACGAGCAGTGATCGACTTCCACGCCCGGCTCGACGCAGGGCTGCGCGACGCGATGGGCGCGGCCGGCATCGCCCGCGCCGCGGTCTGCGCGGGTGGCCTCGTCACGCTGGACGAGCTCTCCGAGCGGATCACCGCCGACCGGGCCGAGCCGGGGCCGGCGGCGGACAACACCGCGGTGCTGGCCGCCGCGCGGGGCAGTGGCGGCGCGCTGCTGCCGTTCTTCTTCGCCGACCCGTTCGCCGACGCCGAGGCCTACGCGACGGCGGCGGACCGGTACCGCGGCCTGGAGATCTCCCCGGCGGTCCACGGCTTCCGCTACGACGACCCGCGCGTGCGCGACCTGGTGGCGACGGCCGCGACCCACCGGCACCCCGTCTACACGGTGTGCCTGGGCCGCCCCGGTACCCGGGCGGCGGACCTGGCCGCACTGGCCCGCGCCTTCCCGCGCGTCGACTTCGTGTTCGGCCACTGCGGCTCCACCGGCCTCGACGCGCGCGGCCTCGCGGTCCTCGCGCCGCACCCGAACGTCGCCGCCGAACTCTCCGGCGCGTTCACCGCCGTCGCGCGCCTGGCGCTGGCCCGCCTCGGGCCCGGCCGGGTGCTGTTCGGTACCGAGTACCCGCTCCAGGATCCCCGCGTCGAGCTGGTCAAACTCGCGGCCCTCGACCTCGACCGCCCGACCTACCGCGCGGTCACCGACACCAACGCCCGCCGCTTACTGGGGGAGTCATGA
- a CDS encoding 3-dehydroquinate synthase II family protein, with protein MTGLWLDTRGLGDLTDVVREEALHCGFDAIVADGADDLAAVPPTVKRVLAPKGPELPAGTGVADLVARCLTVDDADSLAEACASARRDPCTVLRFTDPTNIPLEIVLAAAADADGLVVTVVDDVDEAAVHAGVLEHGPGAVMLAAARPGDCTRLAAALRRRTPALPLETLTVTGVAHAGTGERACVDTCTYLAQDEGILVGSRARALVLCVSETHPLPYMPTRPFRVNAGAIMSYTLADDARTRYLSEVRAGSTVLAVGADGRTRPVTVGRVKIETRPLLSISAVAGSGEPVNLIVQDDWHVRLLGPGARVLNSTALRPGDSLLGHLPERARHVGYPIDELCHEQ; from the coding sequence ATGACCGGGCTCTGGCTCGACACCCGCGGGCTCGGCGACCTGACCGACGTCGTCCGCGAAGAAGCACTGCACTGCGGTTTCGACGCGATCGTGGCCGACGGGGCGGACGACCTGGCGGCGGTGCCGCCGACGGTGAAACGGGTGCTGGCCCCGAAGGGGCCCGAGCTCCCGGCCGGGACCGGGGTCGCCGACCTCGTCGCGCGGTGTCTCACGGTCGACGACGCCGACAGCCTGGCCGAGGCCTGCGCGAGCGCGCGCCGCGACCCGTGCACGGTGCTGCGGTTCACCGATCCCACGAACATCCCGCTGGAGATCGTGCTGGCCGCGGCGGCCGACGCCGACGGGCTGGTCGTCACCGTGGTGGACGACGTGGACGAGGCGGCGGTGCACGCCGGGGTGCTCGAACACGGTCCGGGGGCGGTGATGCTGGCCGCGGCGCGGCCGGGGGACTGCACCCGGCTGGCCGCGGCGCTGCGGCGCCGCACCCCGGCCCTGCCGCTGGAGACGCTGACCGTGACCGGCGTCGCGCACGCCGGGACGGGCGAGCGGGCCTGCGTCGACACGTGCACCTACCTGGCGCAGGACGAGGGGATCCTGGTCGGGTCGCGAGCCAGGGCGCTGGTGCTGTGCGTGAGCGAGACGCATCCGCTGCCGTACATGCCGACCCGGCCGTTCCGGGTGAACGCCGGCGCGATCATGTCGTACACGCTGGCCGACGACGCCCGGACCCGGTACCTGAGCGAGGTGCGTGCGGGCAGCACCGTGCTCGCGGTGGGCGCCGACGGCCGGACCCGGCCGGTGACGGTGGGGCGGGTGAAGATCGAGACGCGGCCGCTGCTCTCGATCTCCGCGGTGGCCGGGTCGGGTGAACCGGTGAACCTGATCGTGCAGGACGACTGGCACGTGCGGCTGCTGGGGCCGGGGGCGCGGGTGCTGAACTCCACCGCGCTGCGGCCGGGGGACTCGCTGCTGGGCCACCTGCCCGAGCGGGCCCGGCACGTGGGGTACCCGATCGACGAACTGTGTCACGAGCAGTGA
- a CDS encoding 2-amino-3,7-dideoxy-D-threo-hept-6-ulosonate synthase → MINFARSVRLQHLYRRDSGRLLIVPLDHPISVGPAAHSGHLDRLVGTIADAGADAVVLHKGAVRRLRPHRFRELSLLVHLSASTGLAGDPDAKYLVCGVEEALRLGAHGVSVHVNVGSATEERQIADLAAVADACDRWGLPLLAMVYARGPAVPDPHAPDVVAHAVTIAAELGADLVKTALPSSSGEVTAITAACPIPVIAAGGASADPEETFEQLLSAVHGGAGGVAAGRFVFTADDPGERVRRLSALVHGRPAAVAR, encoded by the coding sequence GTGATCAATTTCGCCCGGAGCGTTCGGCTCCAGCACCTCTACCGCCGCGATTCCGGCCGGTTGCTGATCGTGCCGCTGGACCATCCGATCAGCGTGGGTCCGGCCGCGCACAGTGGACATCTGGATCGGCTGGTCGGCACGATCGCCGACGCCGGTGCGGACGCCGTCGTCCTGCACAAGGGCGCGGTGCGCCGGCTGCGGCCGCACCGGTTCCGCGAGCTGTCGCTGCTGGTGCACCTGTCGGCCAGCACCGGCCTGGCCGGCGATCCGGACGCCAAGTACCTGGTCTGCGGGGTCGAGGAGGCCCTGCGTCTCGGCGCCCACGGGGTGAGCGTCCACGTGAACGTGGGCTCGGCCACCGAGGAGCGCCAGATCGCCGACCTGGCCGCGGTCGCCGACGCCTGCGACCGCTGGGGTCTTCCGTTGCTGGCGATGGTCTACGCCCGCGGCCCGGCGGTGCCCGATCCGCACGCCCCGGACGTCGTCGCGCACGCCGTGACGATCGCGGCCGAGCTCGGCGCGGACCTGGTGAAGACCGCGCTGCCGTCGTCGTCGGGCGAGGTCACCGCGATCACCGCGGCCTGCCCGATCCCGGTGATCGCGGCCGGTGGGGCGTCGGCCGACCCGGAGGAGACGTTCGAGCAGTTGCTGAGCGCGGTGCACGGCGGGGCGGGCGGGGTGGCGGCCGGGCGGTTCGTGTTCACCGCCGACGATCCCGGCGAGCGGGTGCGGCGGCTCTCCGCGCTGGTGCACGGGCGGCCGGCGGCGGTGGCGCGATGA
- a CDS encoding anthranilate synthase family protein — protein MEEENTAFAVISRSDRVEVLTGAVSVVPRIADLPLPAPGEPGVLAIVPYRQITERGLDAVDDREPLVAMTVATATTVPLDSLPTSAGTPLTGGFDLSDDEYAAAVRRVVTDAIGQGTGSNFVLRRSFRAEVPGWSRRVALGVFRRLAEQERGAYWTFLVHWNGRTLIGATPERQVRYAGGIATMSPISGTYRHPENGPDDRGLLAFLDDRKETEELFMVVDEELKMMARICDRPPRLRGPWLRPMSKVTHTEYAVEGPASRDPRDVLARTLPAPTVTGSPLAAACSVVAEHERGGRGYYGGALAWFGWRDGRRVLDSALLIRTADVRADGTLTLGVGSTLVRRSDPAAEAAETRAKAEALLAAFAPAGVGPAPLPPVAAGVPAALRRRNRGLSRYWRGARRSPPPEPPARRMVLVDAGDDFTAMLAAIAGSLGVDVAVRPAGAPDDALTAGLAPDDPVLIGPGPGDPRDLTVPRIARLHTITRAALTDRRPVLAVCLGHQVLCHTLGLPIRRLPVPAQGLRRRVDWWGDPEWLGFYHTFAAVHGSDRWRCPATGAPVRLLRDARTGAVHALAAPRVRSVQFHVESVLTEHGPAILRRLLRAVTAEAALARCPQTVASGNRGSR, from the coding sequence ATGGAGGAAGAGAACACCGCGTTCGCCGTCATCAGCCGAAGTGATCGGGTGGAGGTGCTGACCGGTGCGGTGAGCGTCGTACCCCGGATCGCCGACCTGCCGCTGCCGGCACCGGGCGAGCCCGGCGTCCTCGCGATCGTGCCGTACCGGCAGATCACCGAGCGCGGGCTGGACGCCGTCGACGACCGCGAGCCGCTGGTGGCGATGACCGTCGCGACCGCCACGACGGTGCCGCTCGATTCCCTGCCCACGAGTGCGGGAACGCCGCTGACCGGCGGTTTCGACCTCTCCGACGACGAGTACGCGGCGGCGGTGCGGCGCGTGGTCACCGACGCCATCGGGCAGGGCACCGGCTCGAACTTCGTGCTGCGGCGCTCGTTCCGGGCCGAGGTGCCGGGATGGTCGCGGCGGGTCGCGCTCGGTGTCTTCCGGCGGCTGGCCGAGCAGGAGCGCGGCGCCTACTGGACGTTCCTCGTGCACTGGAACGGACGGACGTTGATCGGCGCCACCCCCGAGCGGCAGGTGCGCTATGCCGGTGGAATCGCGACGATGAGCCCGATCAGCGGCACCTACCGGCATCCGGAGAACGGACCCGACGACCGCGGACTCCTCGCTTTTCTCGACGACCGGAAAGAGACCGAGGAATTGTTCATGGTCGTCGACGAGGAATTGAAGATGATGGCGCGGATCTGTGACCGGCCACCCCGGCTGCGGGGACCGTGGCTGCGTCCGATGTCGAAGGTCACGCACACCGAGTACGCGGTCGAGGGCCCGGCGTCGCGGGATCCGCGTGACGTACTGGCACGGACGCTCCCGGCGCCGACGGTGACCGGGAGTCCGCTGGCGGCGGCGTGCTCGGTGGTCGCGGAGCACGAGCGGGGCGGCCGCGGCTACTACGGTGGTGCGCTGGCGTGGTTCGGGTGGCGGGACGGGCGGCGCGTGCTGGACTCGGCGCTGCTCATCCGCACCGCCGACGTGCGTGCGGACGGCACGCTGACGCTGGGCGTCGGCTCGACGCTCGTCCGCCGCTCCGACCCGGCCGCCGAGGCCGCCGAGACCCGGGCCAAGGCCGAGGCCCTCCTGGCCGCGTTCGCACCGGCCGGCGTCGGCCCCGCACCGCTGCCTCCGGTCGCCGCGGGCGTGCCGGCCGCGCTGCGGCGTCGCAACCGGGGGCTCTCGCGGTACTGGCGCGGCGCCCGGCGCAGCCCGCCCCCGGAGCCGCCCGCGCGACGGATGGTGCTCGTCGACGCGGGCGACGACTTCACCGCGATGCTCGCCGCGATCGCCGGCTCGCTCGGCGTCGACGTGGCCGTCCGCCCGGCCGGCGCACCGGACGACGCCCTCACCGCGGGGCTCGCGCCGGACGACCCGGTGCTGATCGGACCGGGCCCGGGCGACCCCCGCGACCTGACCGTGCCGCGCATCGCCCGCCTGCACACGATCACCCGCGCGGCGCTGACCGACCGGCGCCCCGTCCTCGCCGTCTGCCTGGGTCACCAGGTGCTCTGCCACACGCTCGGCCTGCCGATCCGGCGTCTGCCGGTGCCGGCGCAGGGCCTGCGTCGTCGTGTCGACTGGTGGGGCGACCCGGAGTGGCTGGGCTTCTACCACACGTTCGCCGCCGTCCACGGCAGCGACCGGTGGCGCTGCCCGGCGACCGGCGCCCCGGTCCGCCTCCTGCGCGACGCCCGGACCGGCGCCGTCCACGCGCTGGCCGCACCGCGGGTGCGATCGGTCCAGTTCCACGTCGAATCGGTGCTCACCGAACACGGACCGGCGATCCTGCGGCGGCTGCTGCGCGCGGTCACCGCCGAGGCGGCCCTCGCGCGGTGCCCGCAAACGGTGGCTAGCGGGAACCGTGGCAGCCGGTAA
- a CDS encoding ATP-binding protein: protein MPAPGPPPPVGRARELDVLRRALRDTADGAGGCAVLTGPAGIGKSRLLQATVDAALRMPLPVAFRRAFELDRAVGLMTLGSTLRGCVPPTDAFAWLAGGAGRSFGTVERLGATLEALAARRPLLVVIDDAHWTDEFSAAALRQLIPALASSPVRWLFARRPEPLDTPGRRLLDWLVQDGAVELALGRLADEAVGELCAQVLGAAVDDTVLALARGLDGIPLQITQLMSSLRVTDQLVVADGVASVVGTDLPSSFVAMIRQVLDQLPEPTRRLVRAASVFDRPVGVDELGRLLDRRPADLIGLVEQATAASVLTEEGRDLTFVHDQVRRAVYHTLSPSIAAVLHQEAAAIARADGRRPMEIARHLVAGGAGGRRDTVDLLRAAARDVADVAPSTAADFVRHALETLGEHDPGRDPLVAEAVGYLAAAGRLTEAQQLGRTVLRAGLDRGTEALLLLGLAEACKHAGRNETAVDYADQGLEHVSGTDPVAARLHAIRAHALVYAGPLAEADRAGERADTIGEATGNPGASVFGRTARSLVALTTGDLVAAHRHAAGAVELADAAGGEALQRHPRIWLAGALTALDRFAEAGRVLERGRAESERLGTGWSAPLWHYYTAGLLAARGQLDEALAEADAGVAVAEQLGSHQLAVPLLATLTRLAVDRDEPAAAEDYLGRMHRLVRTGITAAPEDVDWAEGVLVDATAGPAAAMPTLAPLYDVLPERPMLVAHDPGTAATLVRIALAADDPGRARTAADATRELARRHPELPAPAGAAAHADGLRRRDLTALRAAIEHFRRTPRRLALAAALEDAAALADEPHVARGWRREALTLAVACGAQRARRRLEQLLGVASESGLGRLSPAERRVALLVADGLTNHQVAQQLHLSRHTVDSHLRKIFAKWDIQSRVALAMMVATENHGKT, encoded by the coding sequence GTGCCCGCGCCAGGCCCTCCCCCGCCGGTCGGCCGCGCCCGTGAACTCGACGTGCTGCGACGCGCCCTCCGCGACACCGCCGACGGCGCCGGCGGCTGCGCCGTCCTGACCGGACCGGCCGGGATCGGCAAGTCCCGGCTGCTCCAGGCCACCGTCGACGCGGCTCTCCGGATGCCGCTGCCGGTCGCGTTCCGGCGCGCGTTCGAACTCGACCGGGCCGTCGGGCTGATGACGCTCGGCTCGACGCTCCGCGGGTGCGTACCGCCCACCGACGCGTTCGCCTGGCTGGCGGGCGGGGCCGGCCGGTCGTTCGGCACGGTGGAGCGGCTCGGCGCGACCCTGGAGGCGCTGGCCGCCCGGCGCCCGCTGCTCGTCGTGATCGACGACGCCCACTGGACGGACGAGTTCAGCGCGGCCGCCCTCCGCCAGCTGATCCCGGCGCTGGCCTCGTCGCCGGTGCGGTGGCTGTTCGCCCGCCGCCCCGAACCGCTCGACACCCCCGGGCGGCGGCTGCTCGACTGGCTGGTCCAGGACGGCGCGGTCGAGCTGGCGCTGGGCCGGCTGGCCGACGAGGCGGTCGGCGAGCTCTGCGCCCAGGTGCTCGGGGCCGCGGTCGACGACACCGTGCTGGCCCTGGCCCGCGGTCTCGACGGCATCCCGCTGCAGATCACCCAACTCATGTCGTCGCTGCGGGTCACCGACCAGCTCGTGGTCGCCGACGGGGTCGCTTCGGTCGTGGGCACCGACCTGCCGTCGAGCTTCGTCGCGATGATCCGGCAGGTCCTCGACCAGCTGCCCGAGCCGACCCGCCGGCTGGTCCGGGCCGCCTCGGTGTTCGACCGGCCGGTCGGCGTCGACGAACTGGGCCGCCTGCTCGACCGGCGGCCGGCCGACCTGATCGGTCTGGTCGAGCAGGCCACCGCGGCCAGCGTGCTGACCGAGGAGGGCCGCGACCTCACGTTCGTCCACGACCAGGTGCGCCGAGCGGTCTACCACACGCTCAGCCCGTCGATCGCCGCCGTTCTCCACCAGGAGGCGGCCGCGATCGCCCGCGCCGACGGGCGCCGGCCGATGGAGATCGCCCGCCACCTCGTCGCCGGGGGCGCCGGCGGTCGCCGGGACACCGTCGACCTGTTGCGTGCCGCCGCCCGGGACGTCGCCGACGTCGCCCCGAGCACCGCCGCGGACTTCGTCCGGCACGCCCTGGAGACGCTCGGCGAACACGACCCCGGCCGCGATCCGCTGGTCGCGGAGGCGGTCGGCTACCTCGCCGCGGCCGGGCGGCTGACCGAGGCCCAGCAGCTGGGGCGCACCGTGCTGCGTGCCGGGCTCGACCGGGGCACCGAGGCCCTGCTGCTGCTCGGGCTGGCCGAGGCGTGCAAACACGCGGGCCGGAACGAGACCGCTGTCGACTACGCCGACCAGGGCCTGGAACACGTGTCCGGCACCGATCCGGTGGCCGCCCGGCTCCACGCGATCCGGGCCCACGCGCTCGTCTACGCCGGGCCGCTCGCCGAAGCCGACCGCGCGGGTGAGCGCGCCGACACGATCGGGGAAGCGACCGGCAACCCGGGCGCGTCGGTGTTCGGTCGCACCGCGCGCAGCCTCGTCGCGCTGACCACCGGCGACCTGGTGGCCGCGCACCGGCACGCGGCCGGAGCCGTCGAGCTCGCCGACGCCGCCGGTGGGGAGGCGCTCCAGCGGCACCCCCGGATCTGGCTGGCCGGCGCGCTGACCGCGCTCGACCGGTTCGCCGAGGCCGGGCGGGTGCTCGAGCGGGGCCGGGCGGAGTCCGAACGGCTGGGCACCGGCTGGTCGGCGCCGCTCTGGCACTACTACACCGCCGGGCTGCTCGCCGCCCGCGGCCAGCTCGACGAGGCGCTGGCCGAGGCCGACGCCGGGGTGGCGGTCGCCGAGCAGCTGGGCTCCCACCAGCTCGCGGTGCCGCTGCTCGCGACGCTGACCCGGCTGGCCGTCGACCGCGACGAACCGGCCGCCGCCGAGGACTACCTGGGCCGCATGCACCGGCTCGTCCGCACCGGCATCACCGCCGCGCCCGAGGACGTCGACTGGGCCGAAGGCGTGCTCGTCGACGCCACCGCCGGACCGGCCGCCGCGATGCCGACGCTGGCCCCGCTCTACGACGTGCTGCCCGAGCGGCCGATGCTGGTCGCCCACGACCCCGGCACCGCGGCCACCCTGGTGCGGATCGCGCTGGCCGCCGACGACCCCGGCCGCGCCCGGACCGCCGCCGACGCCACCCGCGAGCTCGCCCGCCGCCATCCGGAGCTGCCCGCCCCGGCCGGGGCAGCGGCCCACGCCGACGGGCTGCGGCGCCGCGACCTGACGGCGCTGCGTGCCGCGATCGAGCACTTCCGGCGGACGCCGCGCCGCCTCGCGCTCGCCGCCGCGCTGGAGGACGCCGCCGCACTCGCCGACGAACCCCACGTCGCCCGGGGCTGGCGGCGCGAGGCGTTGACGCTCGCGGTCGCCTGCGGAGCCCAGCGGGCCCGCCGGCGTCTCGAGCAACTCCTCGGCGTGGCCTCGGAGTCCGGGCTCGGCCGGCTCTCCCCGGCCGAGCGCCGGGTCGCGCTGCTCGTCGCCGACGGGCTGACCAACCACCAGGTCGCCCAGCAGCTGCACCTGTCCCGGCACACCGTCGACAGCCACCTGCGCAAGATCTTCGCCAAGTGGGACATCCAGAGCCGGGTCGCGCTGGCGATGATGGTGGCCACCGAGAATCACGGAAAGACGTGA